A genomic region of Miscanthus floridulus cultivar M001 chromosome 3, ASM1932011v1, whole genome shotgun sequence contains the following coding sequences:
- the LOC136544365 gene encoding uncharacterized protein, which yields MKYDIDHAKWDSSNHKCLMVIKGSIEDPIRGSIPECTTATKYLKKVKSQFTGSSKAYASTLIKKLVNEKYSGGGIREHILKKSNMTSKLKPMDLELKDEFLIHLVFASLPKEYETFVVNYNLQLDKWDNEKLIAICV from the coding sequence ATGAAGTACGACATTGATCATGCAAAGTGGGATAGTTCAAACCACAAGTGTTTGATGGTTATTAAGGGCTCCATTGAGGATCCAATAAGGGGTTCAATCCCAGAATGTACCACCGCCACTAAGTATCTCAAGAAGGtgaagagtcagttcactggctcttcaaaggcttatgcaagcactcttattaagaagttagtcaatgagaaatactctggtggagggattagagagcacattttgaagaagAGCAACATGACATCTAAGCTCAAGCCAATGGACTTagagctcaaggatgagttcctaattcatttggtttttgcatctttgcccaaagagtatgagacttttgttgttaattataACTTACAGCTAGATAAGTgggacaatgagaagctcattgcCATATGTGTGTAA
- the LOC136546811 gene encoding squamosa promoter-binding-like protein 13, protein MPDSSFAGTGMAPSSSAAASMAALAAAAASGDGSDDSGAANNGALPPPHGVEDNNPAAAGGASSSSSRAAARRVAAAAGASGSSPAAPAARSRGAGAVAAAAGGGGGVGPSCQVERCNADMGVEKRYNRRHKVCDAHRKASVVLLAGLRQRFCQQCSRFHELSHFDDTKRSCRLRLAGHNERRRRNPAEAHDQNGGRGDPAGNHHLHIR, encoded by the exons ATGCCCGACTCCTCCTTCGCCGGCACCGGCATGGCCCCCTCGAGCTCGGCGGCGGCATCCATGGCCGCGCTCGCGGCTGCCGCGGCTTCTGGCGACGGCTCGGATGACTCCGGGGCGGCCAACAAcggcgcgctgccgccgccgcacgGGGTGGAGGACAACAACCCCGCGGCCGCGGGCGGCGCCTCCAGCAGCTCCTCCCGGGCAGCGGCGAGGAGGGTCGCAGCGGCTGCTGGCGCCTCCGGCTCCTccccggcggcgccggcggcgaggagcaggggcgccggcgccgtggccgccgcggcgggcggcggcggcggcgtcgggccGAGCTGCCAGGTGGAGCGGTGCAACGCCGACATGGGCGTCGAGAAGCGGTACAACCGGAGGCACAAGGTGTGCGACGCGCACCGCAAGGCGTCCGTCGTCCTCCTCGCCGGCCTCCGCCAGCGCTTCTGCCAGCAATGCAGCCG GTTCCACGAGCTGTCGCACTTCGACGACACCAAGCGGAGCTGCCGCCTGCGCCTGGCGGGGCACAACGAGCGGCGCCGGAGGAACCCGGCGGAGGCGCACGACCAGAACGGCGGCCGGGGCGACCCTGCCGGGAACCACCACCTCCACATCAGATAA